From a region of the Osmia lignaria lignaria isolate PbOS001 chromosome 1, iyOsmLign1, whole genome shotgun sequence genome:
- the LOC117606136 gene encoding ATP-dependent RNA helicase DHX30 isoform X2, with the protein MFLSQITSSSRMTINSFLVSLSMKQICRSHIKEFHKHQKAMYSVFNGQSKADVDPDKFGEINKCDNKKVNQYEQKYEDSDSNILHFESSRKSLSSNYISDIKKLHPHPLSSLMNIYTIVDNEFQKNCITVSYKDNGNTNMCHITITWPRNMIFASDASKKKQAGHNAALKCLQWLYENNYIKEQRPVLYSTKQLKELLLESTNPIPINIESELKNEIKVLIKTFEDDIKSVITKSPGIDIENPDLEEVSTIKVSSSVSAEFNATLTKMLKERKDKITKLPIHDYREEILNSLQHNQVVLIKGDTGCGKSTQIPQFIMDAYTEQNKANECNIIVSQPRKVAAISLADRVASERYERVGDIVGYHVRFDNKLPQLPGSIVFYTTGVLLRVLETNPTLKGISHVIMDEVHERSLQSDVLLKLLKDILKNNPSIKLILMSATIDVNLFKQYFSCEVIDIPGRTYPVKTYFKEDIEIFKNNDERQRTEVPFDKIVELVQWITRNKPPGNILCFLPGWQEIKHVHKLLKERNINLLILPLHSKVPFEIQQKAFEPVSGKIILATDVAESSITIKDISYVIDSAIKKEKKWYKGDSVPVLQANLISKSNLHQRKGRAGRVGPGESYHLITKEEYDSLDLHPEPEILRTPLEEAIIISRKLSNENIFDFFDSMLNVPDFETLFHARDNLKKLGILDDNENLTSLGKRVSHFSLDPRLSKAIILSCVFQCLRPILLLTSLPLGESSVLSLSEGSNEKSAVKTNKLEFHKTSDHIAMIKYFDYWKSCNEEPGDIYIPSFFHMSSMHCI; encoded by the exons atgtttttatCTCAAATAACATCTAGCTCGAGAATGACAATTAATAGTTT CTTGGTATCATTAAGTATGAAACAAATATGTAGATCACATATTAAAGAGTTTCATAAACATCAGAAAGCAATGTATTCTGTCTTTAATGGACAATCAAAAGCAGATGTAGATCCAGATAAATTTGGTGAA ATAAATAAGTGTGACAATAAAAAAGTAAATCAGTATGAACAG AAATATGAAGATTCTGATTCGAATATATTACATTTTGAGAGTTCAAGAAAATCACTAAGTAGTAACTATA TTTCAgacattaaaaaattacatcCACATCCATTATCCAGTCTCATGAATATTTATACCATTGTGGATAATGAATTTCAGAAGAACTGTATAACAGTCTCATACAAAGATAATGGTAACACGAATATGTGTCATATTACTATTACATGGCCTCGTAACATGATTTTTGCGTCTGACGCATCCAAGAAGAAACAAGCTGGACATAATGCAGCACTGAAATGTTTACAGTGgttgtatgaaaataattacataaaagaACAAAGGCCAGTACTATATAGTACCAAACAATTGAAGGAACTTCTTTTGGAATCTACAAATCCTATTCCAATAAATATTGAGTCAGaactaaaaaatgaaataaaagttttaattaaaacatttgaAGAT GATATAAAATCAGTAATAACCAAATCACCTGGTATTGATATTGAAAATCCGGACCTAGAGGAAGTATCAACAATTAAAGTATCGTCAAGTGTTTCTGCAGAATTTAATGCTACATTAACAAAAATgctgaaagaaaggaaagataaaatCACCAAATTACCTATTCACGATTATAG agAAGAAatacttaattctttacaacataATCAGGTAGTATTAATTAAGGGAGACACTGGTTGTGGAAAAAGTACTCAAATCCCACAGTTCATTATGGATGCATATACAGAACAAAATAAAGCAAATGAATGTAATATAATTGTGTCTCAACCTCGTAAAGTTGCAGCAATTTCTTTAGCTGATCGGGTTGCATCGGAAAGATATGAACGTGTTGGTGATATAGTTGGCTATCACGTACGATTTGATAATAAACTGCCACAACTGCCTGGTTCAATTGTGTTTTATACAACCGGCGTATTATTACGAGTATTAGAAACGAATCCTACTTTAAAAGGAATATCACATGTAATTATGGATGAAGTTCATGAGAGAAGCCTACAATCTGACGTGTTACTAAAATTACTTAAAGATATATTGAAGAATAATCCATCTATAAAACTTATACTTATGTCTGCAACTATAGATGTGAATTTATTCAAACAATACTTTTCCTGTGAAGTCATTGATATTCCTGGAAGAACATATCCAGTAAAAACGTACTTTAAGGAagatatcgagatttttaaaaacaACGACGAACGACAGAGAACTGAAGTTCCTTTTGACAAAATAGTGGAACTAGTGCAATGGATTACTAGAAATAAACCGCCTggaaatattttatgttttctTCCAGGTTGGCAAGAAATTAAACATGTACACAAGTTACTTAAAGAAAGaaacataaatttattaatattgccGCTTCATTCGAAAGTGCCATTTGAGATTCAACAAAAGGCTTTTGAACCAGTTagtggaaaaattattttagctACAGATGTTGCGGAAAGTAGCATTACTATTAAAGACATTAGTTATGTTATAGATTCTGctattaagaaagaaaagaaatggtaTAAAGGTGATTCTGTACCCGTATTGCAAGCCAATTTGATATCAAAATCAAATCTTCATCAAAG gAAAGGAAGAGCCGGACGCGTTGGACCCGGTGAAAGTTAtcatttaattacaaaagaagaGTACGATTCATTAGACTTACATCCAGAACCAGAAATACTTAGAACACCATTGGAGGAAGCAATTATTAttagtagaaaacttagtaatgaaaatatatttgatttttttgaTAGTATGCTTAATGTACCTGATTTTGAAACGCTATTTCATGCTCGAGATAATCTAAAAAAGCTTGGTATTCTTGATGACAATGAAAACCTTACAAGCTTAGGAAAGCGTGTATCGCATTTTTCATTGGATCCTAGACTAAGTAAAGCAATAATCTTGTCCTGTGTTTTCCA GTGTTTAAGaccgatattgttattaacttctttaccATTGGGCGAAAGTAGTGTCCTTTCATTGAGCGAAGGGTCAAATGAAAAATCAGCTGTTAAAACCAACAAATTAGAATTTCATAAAACGAGCGATCACATCgctatgataaaatattttgattattgGAAATCGTGTAACGAAGAACCTGGCGATATTTATATTCCTTCCTTCTTTCATATG AGCTCTATGCATTGCATATGA
- the LOC117606136 gene encoding ATP-dependent RNA helicase DHX30 isoform X1, giving the protein MFLSQITSSSRMTINSFLVSLSMKQICRSHIKEFHKHQKAMYSVFNGQSKADVDPDKFGEINKCDNKKVNQYEQKYEDSDSNILHFESSRKSLSSNYISDIKKLHPHPLSSLMNIYTIVDNEFQKNCITVSYKDNGNTNMCHITITWPRNMIFASDASKKKQAGHNAALKCLQWLYENNYIKEQRPVLYSTKQLKELLLESTNPIPINIESELKNEIKVLIKTFEDDIKSVITKSPGIDIENPDLEEVSTIKVSSSVSAEFNATLTKMLKERKDKITKLPIHDYREEILNSLQHNQVVLIKGDTGCGKSTQIPQFIMDAYTEQNKANECNIIVSQPRKVAAISLADRVASERYERVGDIVGYHVRFDNKLPQLPGSIVFYTTGVLLRVLETNPTLKGISHVIMDEVHERSLQSDVLLKLLKDILKNNPSIKLILMSATIDVNLFKQYFSCEVIDIPGRTYPVKTYFKEDIEIFKNNDERQRTEVPFDKIVELVQWITRNKPPGNILCFLPGWQEIKHVHKLLKERNINLLILPLHSKVPFEIQQKAFEPVSGKIILATDVAESSITIKDISYVIDSAIKKEKKWYKGDSVPVLQANLISKSNLHQRKGRAGRVGPGESYHLITKEEYDSLDLHPEPEILRTPLEEAIIISRKLSNENIFDFFDSMLNVPDFETLFHARDNLKKLGILDDNENLTSLGKRVSHFSLDPRLSKAIILSCVFQCLRPILLLTSLPLGESSVLSLSEGSNEKSAVKTNKLEFHKTSDHIAMIKYFDYWKSCNEEPGDIYIPSFFHMVKKLYALHMTELKSSGMLQSSNTEFANTCCDNNELIRATLFAATNYVLKRSAYGFRRRFFVKKESFTSEDGRSVVLTSTSVNYKKQNWPSNILTYVRKMKFARGHTVFETSMLTPLSVLLFSHNDVRCWERKASLPFTRTNEVVIRINNIENVKFCSDKETAELLLSLRDILWKVVNYIIDNEGGDLNQDNLIMVKSYKKELIDFIANMLQEAATDIDCTN; this is encoded by the exons atgtttttatCTCAAATAACATCTAGCTCGAGAATGACAATTAATAGTTT CTTGGTATCATTAAGTATGAAACAAATATGTAGATCACATATTAAAGAGTTTCATAAACATCAGAAAGCAATGTATTCTGTCTTTAATGGACAATCAAAAGCAGATGTAGATCCAGATAAATTTGGTGAA ATAAATAAGTGTGACAATAAAAAAGTAAATCAGTATGAACAG AAATATGAAGATTCTGATTCGAATATATTACATTTTGAGAGTTCAAGAAAATCACTAAGTAGTAACTATA TTTCAgacattaaaaaattacatcCACATCCATTATCCAGTCTCATGAATATTTATACCATTGTGGATAATGAATTTCAGAAGAACTGTATAACAGTCTCATACAAAGATAATGGTAACACGAATATGTGTCATATTACTATTACATGGCCTCGTAACATGATTTTTGCGTCTGACGCATCCAAGAAGAAACAAGCTGGACATAATGCAGCACTGAAATGTTTACAGTGgttgtatgaaaataattacataaaagaACAAAGGCCAGTACTATATAGTACCAAACAATTGAAGGAACTTCTTTTGGAATCTACAAATCCTATTCCAATAAATATTGAGTCAGaactaaaaaatgaaataaaagttttaattaaaacatttgaAGAT GATATAAAATCAGTAATAACCAAATCACCTGGTATTGATATTGAAAATCCGGACCTAGAGGAAGTATCAACAATTAAAGTATCGTCAAGTGTTTCTGCAGAATTTAATGCTACATTAACAAAAATgctgaaagaaaggaaagataaaatCACCAAATTACCTATTCACGATTATAG agAAGAAatacttaattctttacaacataATCAGGTAGTATTAATTAAGGGAGACACTGGTTGTGGAAAAAGTACTCAAATCCCACAGTTCATTATGGATGCATATACAGAACAAAATAAAGCAAATGAATGTAATATAATTGTGTCTCAACCTCGTAAAGTTGCAGCAATTTCTTTAGCTGATCGGGTTGCATCGGAAAGATATGAACGTGTTGGTGATATAGTTGGCTATCACGTACGATTTGATAATAAACTGCCACAACTGCCTGGTTCAATTGTGTTTTATACAACCGGCGTATTATTACGAGTATTAGAAACGAATCCTACTTTAAAAGGAATATCACATGTAATTATGGATGAAGTTCATGAGAGAAGCCTACAATCTGACGTGTTACTAAAATTACTTAAAGATATATTGAAGAATAATCCATCTATAAAACTTATACTTATGTCTGCAACTATAGATGTGAATTTATTCAAACAATACTTTTCCTGTGAAGTCATTGATATTCCTGGAAGAACATATCCAGTAAAAACGTACTTTAAGGAagatatcgagatttttaaaaacaACGACGAACGACAGAGAACTGAAGTTCCTTTTGACAAAATAGTGGAACTAGTGCAATGGATTACTAGAAATAAACCGCCTggaaatattttatgttttctTCCAGGTTGGCAAGAAATTAAACATGTACACAAGTTACTTAAAGAAAGaaacataaatttattaatattgccGCTTCATTCGAAAGTGCCATTTGAGATTCAACAAAAGGCTTTTGAACCAGTTagtggaaaaattattttagctACAGATGTTGCGGAAAGTAGCATTACTATTAAAGACATTAGTTATGTTATAGATTCTGctattaagaaagaaaagaaatggtaTAAAGGTGATTCTGTACCCGTATTGCAAGCCAATTTGATATCAAAATCAAATCTTCATCAAAG gAAAGGAAGAGCCGGACGCGTTGGACCCGGTGAAAGTTAtcatttaattacaaaagaagaGTACGATTCATTAGACTTACATCCAGAACCAGAAATACTTAGAACACCATTGGAGGAAGCAATTATTAttagtagaaaacttagtaatgaaaatatatttgatttttttgaTAGTATGCTTAATGTACCTGATTTTGAAACGCTATTTCATGCTCGAGATAATCTAAAAAAGCTTGGTATTCTTGATGACAATGAAAACCTTACAAGCTTAGGAAAGCGTGTATCGCATTTTTCATTGGATCCTAGACTAAGTAAAGCAATAATCTTGTCCTGTGTTTTCCA GTGTTTAAGaccgatattgttattaacttctttaccATTGGGCGAAAGTAGTGTCCTTTCATTGAGCGAAGGGTCAAATGAAAAATCAGCTGTTAAAACCAACAAATTAGAATTTCATAAAACGAGCGATCACATCgctatgataaaatattttgattattgGAAATCGTGTAACGAAGAACCTGGCGATATTTATATTCCTTCCTTCTTTCATATGGTAAAGA AGCTCTATGCATTGCATATGACTGAACTTAAATCCAGCGGGATGCTTCAGTCATCTAATACCGAATTCGCAAATACGTGTTGCGATAATAATGAACTAATTCGAGCAACATTATTTGCCGCTACAAATTACGTACTAAAGAGATCAGCCTATGGATTTAGAAGACGGTTTTTCGTCAAAAAAGAATCATTCACATCTGA GGATGGTCGATCGGTTGTACTTACAAGTACAAGTGTAAACTATAAGAAGCAAAACTGGCCCAGTAATATTTTGACCTATGTTAGAAAGATGAAATTTGCTAGGGGACATACAGTTTTTGAAACAAGCATGCTGACACCCCTATCGGTTTTGTTATTTAGCCATAATGACGTTCGATGCTGGGAG AGAAAAGCAAGCCTTCCTTTTACTCGGACGAACGAAGTCGTTATTCGCATAAATAATATAGAGAATGTAAAGTTCTGTAGTGACAAAGA AACGGCGGAATTATTACtgagtttacgagatatattaTGGAAGGTAGTAAACTACATAATTGATAATGAAGGAGGAGATCTTAATCAGGATAATTTAATAATGGTTAAATCTTATAAAAAGGAACTGATTGATTTCATTGCAAATATGCTGCAGGAAGCAGCGACTGATATCGATTGTACTAATTAA
- the sha gene encoding shavenoid, which yields MRLLVLLLAGFLNVLETARCQELSVIRHSDGDIFTLEGSCTEACTVLSSGTASPYTRSPSTAGLVPPNNTCTCQCNYGLPTFREDLHICVNDIHECNVAGFISGVGQIEKVPYVFLPQRGQIIYPHAEIRFEGVTTPVCGITGAQQLGRAGWSELRNLSDTEPPFRLFRDEGRTFLQWIGETGLREAAEGRVVTAKLVCRDASPKSKLPGVFTPCVAFRVAGSPSKNNVREVTFSSTTQLSQGLSATEYTAIGLSSVILALIYVASVSLYLHSKKAKRKIVEEPEISLSHGREVSGLVKNNPLLAASRHFESDTNSGLTESDVGDELPPSDGEHGFENVRTNVTSAIVHPHCVYLDQSEACFGSGTILGERIPEEDVRVVETADNPHQQDAPVLPGAQRRKLYFNPAYFDRQLLLAPPPAAIEFLLKIREVISIAKHKMAAKRFVPTLVSIPEEEGSQEQCDTKGQHHQSASNSAQESIARSRKSQRCTGCPGCTDYLRGTPAFPEVDQANPGESKVRAWLEDVRLTPQRRWKNSDECQRIVQENSKNFSKNLEYLKELAKQDLDSDTRSLTRKFSSWKDNPTMARSFQNVARSEILETDDRYSVSKRSTKSMFEEFNYYSQRNGDPSVDSNGNNTMNAKVRKAIENSFIKQMEENSILESQGIEKQEDTKEEAISESRNKETEKMDSNDSSSVKRGKKVNASSPSAKELPDMINELPNAKNTAKRIMDAVIREMVDAKVLEHHSRSGTITDYEVDSLERSKSSRKSSVSPESTDQSSPSLSTALPMDEELTMQNAVINTRTREMMSNKLNKDIVEKNYYNSLPELISSQRSESYSLVSEVYVNDGYDSPACSDDSGPEIRYEPENPGHLTIKVQDSPENYVKQDESEYEPDTLDRKPMKLKINDDVNYEKDVPEEIYVDSLERPAQILLKSKGSFRDQDSNRSNTPLQRGYGSLREIYEARLRSNIRDCNLSNSTRSLNGHVDDVSWKRCKYLTPDSRQLKRQRQPSNQPDVVPLPPTEDIYQHPKPPRRVKDAPCPVSKNGWDRSPAEAGDPTTSNGAPVRSDNLDVGTTGPPCCCKPRMSEESIARCRHQVGTHSRNNSVKEKSKTNFSSWGNARCCQKEMKKLLDQCHHVLGTKGEKSRQDYQKEAHTCKRHSRSYESINSTNHTFGCQPSRIKVEDSGYLSSTDSNGSHKQLLRHEVSSVSETDETESVCDGASESGAESVGTDSVFFGNFRRLADNSNFSNIIDPSIDVNEKNMYLQSFAIRNDVGGSERTNFSTSDSETESFITVLPPCRAGDAI from the exons AGTGCAATGTGGCTGGGTTCATCAGCGGCGTCGGTCAAATTGAAAAGGTGCCGTACGTGTTTCTACCCCAACGGGGACAGATAATCTACCCTCACGCGGAAATTCGATTCGAAG GTGTAACGACACCGGTCTGCGGAATAACCGGTGCCCAGCAATTAGGAAGAGCAGGATGGTCGGAGCTGAGGAACCTTTCGGACACCGAGCCACCCTTCAGACTGTTCCGCGACGAGGGCAGGACGTTTCTACAG TGGATCGGCGAAACGGGATTAAGAGAGGCGGCGGAGGGTCGGGTGGTGACAGCGAAACTCGTCTGCAGAGATGCATCGCCGAAATCAAAGCTTCCTGGTGTTTTCACACCATGCGTGGCTTTCAGAGTGGCTGGATCACCGTCGAAAAACA ACGTTCGAGAAGTGACGTTCTCCTCGACGACCCAGCTCTCCCAGGGACTCTCCGCCACCGAATACACAGCCATAGGTCTGTCCTCGGTGATTTTGGCGTTGATCTATGTCGCCAGCGTGTCTTTGTACCTTCACAGTAAAAAGGCGAAGAGAAAGATCGTGGAGGAACCGGAGATCAGCTTGTCGCACGGTAGGGAAGTAAGCGGATTAGTGAAGAACAACCCATTGCTCGCTGCTTCCAGACACTTTGAAAGCGATACAAACAGCGGTCTCACGGAAAGCGATGTGGGCGACGAACTTCCGCCAAGCGACGGTGAACATGGCTTCGAAAACGTCCGTACAAAT GTAACATCGGCTATCGTTCATCCTCATTGTGTCTATCTGGACCAATCGGAGGCCTGCTTCGGATCCGGAACGATCTTAGGTGAGAGGATTCCGGAAGAGGATGTACGAGTCGTGGAGACCGCAGACAATCCCCATCAGCAAGATGCTCCTGTGCTACCCGGTGctcaaagaagaaaattgtatttcaaCCCCGCCTATTTTGACAGGCAATTGCTACTC GCTCCCCCTCCAGCAGCCATCGAGTTCCTTCTCAAAATCCGGGAGGTCATCTCTATCGCGAAGCACAAGATGGCCGCCAAGAGGTTCGTTCCTACCCTTGTCAGTATTCCGGAAGAGGAAGGCAGCCAGGAGCAATGCGATACCAAGGGCCAGCATCATCAATCCGCTTCGAACTCGGCGCAAGAGTCGATCGCGAGATCACGGAAGTCTCAACGATGCACAGGGTGCCCCGGTTGCACGGACTACCTGCGTGGCACGCCCGCGTTTCCGGAAGTCGATCAAGCCAATCCTGGTGAGAGCAAAGTCCGAGCCTGGCTAGAAGACGTGCGATTAACTCCTCAGCGTCGTTGGAAGAACTCGGATGAGTGTCAAAGGATCGTTCAAGAGAACAGTAAGAACTTCAGTAAGAACCTTGAATATCTAAAGGAACTGGCTAAACAGGACCTTGATTCAGATACGAGGAGTTTGACAAGAAAGTTTTCTTCGTGGAAAGATAATCCAACCATGGCCAGAAGCTTCCAAAACGTAGCCAGAAGTGAAATTTTAGAGACGGACGATAGATACAGTGTTTCGAAACGCTCCACCAAGTCAATGTTCGAAGAGTTCAATTATtattctcaaagaaacggggatCCTTCGGTGGATTCAAATGGAAACAACACTATGAATGCTAAAGTGAGGAAGGCAATAGAGAACTCGTTCATCAAACAAATGGAGGAGAATTCTATTCTAGAGAGCCAGGGTATCGAGAAACAGGAGGACACAAAGGAGGAAGCAATCTCCGAGAGTAGAAATAAAGAAACCGAGAAGATGGATTCGAACGACAGCTCCTCGGTAAAACGAGGAAAGAAAGTAAACGCGAGTTCACCATCGGCGAAGGAACTGCCAGACATGATCAACGAGCTGCCTAATGCGAAAAACACGGCGAAACGCATTATGGACGCGGTGATCCGCGAGATGGTTGACGCTAAGGTACTGGAACATCATTCCAGATCAGGTACCATTACCGATTACGAGGTGGATAGTCTGGAGCGATCAAAGTCCAGCAGAAAATCATCGGTCTCACCCGAGTCTACCGATCAGTCCAGCCCTTCCTTGTCTACAGCTCTGCCGATGGACGAGGAATTAACGATGCAGAACGCGGTGATCAACACCAGAACCAGGGAAATGATGTCTAATAAACTGAACAAAGACATCGTGGAGAAGAACTATTACAACAGTCTGCCTGAACTGATCTCTTCGCAGAGATCCGAGAGTTACTCGTTGGTCAGCGAGGTGTACGTGAACGACGGCTACGACAGTCCAGCCTGCAGCGACGATTCAGGCCCGGAGATTCGTTACGAGCCTGAAAACCCAGGCCACCTGACCATCAAGGTACAGGATTCACCTGAGAACTACGTGAAGCAAGACGAATCCGAATACGAGCCCGACACTTTGGATAGGAAACCAATGAAGCTAAAGATCAACGACGACGTTAACTACGAGAAGGACGTTCCTGAAGAGATCTACGTGGACTCTTTGGAGAGGCCAGCCCAGATACTGCTCAAGAGCAAGGGTAGCTTTCGTGATCAGGACTCGAACAGAAGCAACACACCCCTGCAACGTGGGTACGGTAGCCTCCGAGAGATCTACGAAGCCAGACTGAGATCAAACATCAGGGATTGCAACCTGTCGAATAGTACCAGGTCGTTGAATGGACACGTGGATGATGTATCGTGGAAAAGGTGCAAGTACCTGACCCCTGATAGCAGACAGCTGAAGCGACAGAGACAACCGAGTAATCAACCGGACGTGGTGCCATTACCCCCGACAGAGGATATCTATCAGCACCCAAAGCCCCCGCGTCGCGTGAAAGACGCCCCCTGCCCTGTGTCAAAAAACGGTTGGGACAGGAGTCCTGCCGAAGCGGGTGACCCTACGACCAGCAACGGTGCTCCTGTCCGTAGCGACAATCTAGACGTAGGGACCACTGGTCCTCCTTGCTGTTGCAAGCCTCGAATGTCCGAGGAGTCAATAGCCAGGTGTAGACACCAGGTAGGTACGCATTCCAGGAACAATTCCGTGAAAGAAAAATCGAAGACGAACTTCTCCTCCTGGGGCAACGCTCGGTGCTGTCAGAAGGAGATGAAGAAGCTCCTGGATCAGTGTCATCATGTACTGGGTACGAAGGGGGAGAAATCTAGGCAGGACTATCAGAAAGAGGCTCATACTTGCAAAAGGCACTCGAGAAGCTACGAATCTATTAACTCTACTAATCATACTTTTGGTTGTCAACCATCCAGAATCAAAGTGGAGGACAGTGGGTATCTGAGCAGCACGGATAGCAATGGATCCCATAAGCAATTACTCAGACACGAAGTGAGCAGTGTCTCTGAAACTGACGAAACAGAGTCTGTCTGTGATGGAGCTAGCGAGAGTGGAGCTGAGAGCGTTGGTACCGACAGTGTATTCTTTGGAAATTTTCGTAGACTCGCTGACAATTCTAATTTTTCCAATATTATTGATCCGAGTATTGATGTTAATGAGAAGAATATGTATCTTCAATCGTTTGCCATCAGAAATGATGTTGGGGGTTCAGAGAGGACCAACTTTAGCACTAGTGATAGCGAGACTGAGAGCTTCATCACTGTTCTCCCACCCTGCAGAGCTGGGGATGCGATTTGA